The genomic region GGTGCTGGGCCAGGAGTTTGTCGAAGAGGTGAAAACCAGCCAGGAACTCTGGACGGTGTCGATTATGGGCATTGAGCCCGTGGCCTCCAGCGGCATCATGATCAACAACATTGGAGTTTCCCTGCGGGCGCTGGTGGGGGGGGTAACAATGTTTGTGCCCCAGGTGCCGCTGATCACACCACCGGGAGCATTTACGGTGTTTTTGCTGGTCGTTAACGGGCTAATGATCGGCTGTGTTGGCGTGCTGGTGGCCCAGGCCAACCTGGCCTACGACCTGTGGGCCTTTGTGTTTCCCCACGGGGCGCTAGAGCTACCGGCGATTTTTATGGCCGGGGGGGCTGGGTTGCTGCTGGCTCGCGGCATTTTGCTGCCCGGCCCCTACCGCCGCATCGACGCGCTGAAACTGTATGGTCTCCAGGCCGCTCAGCTGCTCTACGGCATCATCCCCATGCTGGTGATTGCGGGGCTGATTGAGGGGTTTTTCTCGCCCCAAACCTGGATCCCCAACGGCTTTAAGTACTTTGCAGGAACAGTCATATTCATTGCCCTGGTGCAGTACTGCCGCACCCAGCGACCTGAATTTTGAAAGCCTGCTAGACCGCCAGCTCAGGATTCGCTACCCTCTCTATGCTCTGTATGGCAGGGTTCAAAGGCGGCTCGGCCTCCTACCTCCCAAGAGTCGCTGACGCGATCGCGGAGCTTATGACTACAATAGGGCAGTATTTAGGTTGGGCTTTCTGCCACTCGCCATGTCGCCCCCATCCCCTCCCCAGCCCCGTACCCTGCTCAAAACCGTTACCCAGGCCTTTCAGGCCGTGCAGGCCAAGGTTGACTTTGGCAAGCTGGCGGTCAAGCCTGGGGCTCGCGCCGCCGAGCTAGAGGTTCTGGTCAACGGCAAACCCACCACCTATCCGCTGCTGGGGGAGCACTACATCATGGGGCGCAGCAGTTCCCAGTGCGATATTGTGGCCCCCAGCCCCATCGTCAGCCAGGTGCACGCCACCCTCACCCGCGACACCAACCGCCCCAGCCAGCCCTTCGTAATGAAGGATCGCAACTCCACCAACGGCATCTATCGGGGCAAAAAGCGGCTCACCCAAGCGGTGATGAACCACGGCGATGTCTACACCCTCGGCCCGCCGGAGCTGGAAGATGCCGTCACCCTGCGGTTTAGCGAGCCGCCCCCCTGGTACGTCAAAACCGCCCGCTACACCCTCTACAGCTTCACCGGCCTTTCGCTGGCCGTCGGCGCGTGGATTGTCGGGGTAGAGTGGCCTAAAATTCCCATGCGGCCTCTGCCCGACTCAGTGCAGGGGCCGGTGGTTGTGTTTGGTGAAGAAAATGGTGCTGTGGTGCCCCTGCGGGAACAGCGCAGCCAATCTCACCAGGAGCTGCGCCGTATGGGCGACTTTTCGCCCTACCTGCCCCAGGCGCTGATCGCCTCTGAAGATACGCGCTACTACTGGCACCTGGGGGTAGACCCCCTCGGTATTGCGCGGGCCGTGCTGATCAATGTGCAGGATGGGGCCATTCGCCAGGGGGGTAGCACGATTAGCCAGCAGCTGGCTCGCAGCGTCTACCGCGAATACGTGGGCACCGACGACTCGGCGGGGCGCAAGATTCGCGAGGCGATTACGGCCCTCAAGCTGGAGACGTTTTACAGCAAAAACTATCTGCTGCTCACCTACCTCAACCGGGTTTATCTGGGCGAAAATCTCTACGGCTTTGAGGATGCGGCTCAGTTTTACTTCAGCAAGCCCGCCCGCGACCTGACACTCTCGGAGGCGGCAACGCTGGTGGGTATTTTGCCGGGGCCCAACGCCTTTAACCCGGTGCAAAACTACGATGCGGCAGTGTTCTACCGCGATCGCGTCCTCGATCGCATGGTGTCGCTGGGCATGGTCAGCCAGGAGGAGGCGCGGCGGGCGCGGCGATCGCGCATTGAGATCAGCCCCGATGCCACCCGTCAGCTGCAAAGCACCCGCGCCCCCTACTTCTACAGCTACGTCTTTGAAGAGCTCGACAATGTGCTCGGCACTTCCCTGGCGCGGGAGGGCAACTTCTATGTCGAGACCAGCGTTGACCTCAACCTTCAGACGGCGGCAGAGGATGCCCTGCGCCAGGATATTGCCACCCAGGGAGCCGCCCTGGCCTACTCCCAGGGAGCCGTGGTCACCCTCGAAACCAGCACCGGAGCTATCCGCGCCCTGGTGGGGGGCGTAGACTTTGCCCAGAGCCAGTTTAACCGGGCTTCCCAGGCGCTGCGCCAGCCGGGTTCGACCTTCAAGCTGTTTGCCTACGGAGCCGCCCTGGAGCGGGGCATTCCACCAGGGCGATCGTTCTCCTGCGCGCCGATGAACTGGAACGGCCAGCGGTTTGCGGGCTGTCGCTCGGGCTCAGGGGCGCTCGACATGTACGCCGGTATGGCCCGCTCTGAGAATGTCGTAGCCCTGCGCATTGCCCAGGAGGCGGGCCTGCGCAACGTCATCAATGTGGCCGAGCGCCTGGGCATTGAGTCTAACCTGGTGGCTTCGCCGGGCCTCACCCTGGGCGAAAGCGAAGTCACCCCTCTAGAAATCACCGGCTCCTTTGCCGCCGTGGGCAACAACGGCGTGTGGAACCGACCCCACGGCATTTTGCGGGTGCTCGACAGCAGCGACTGCGCCGACCCCAGCGACATCAACACCTGCCGCGTGATCTACGAGTTTGGCCAGGCGGGCGACGCCAACCGCCAGGCCATTGACCCTGGCATATCCAGCACCCTGACGGGACTGCTCCAGGGCGTAGTGCAGGGGGGCACCGGTCGCAGTGCCTTTTTAGGCCGAGGGGAAGCGGGTAAAACCGGCACCACCGACAACAACCGCGACCTCTGGTTTATCGGCTTTGTGCCGGGGCGCGACCTGACTACGGGCGTCTGGCTGGGCAATGACGACAATACTGCCACCCGAGGCAGCAGCGGCCAGGCGGCGGCGGTATGGGGCAACTACATGCGCCAGGTGGTGCAGTAGTCGGTGAGGCCCAGAGAGGACTTGACTAGGCTCAGGGTCTACTCGGCTAGGCTCAGAGATTGCCTGGGCTAGGCTCAAACCTATAGCCATGGTCAATTGAGTTAGGACATTCAGCAATCCCAGGAACGTTCAAACGTTTGAACGTTCCTAGAGAAATTGTTCTAACCAGACTGGCTAAAGCTATAACTTGACTAGGCTTAGGGATTACTCAGCTAAGTTCACAGACAACTGGACTAGGCTCGGAGACTACTCAGCTGGGTTGAGAGACTGCTCGACTAAGCTCAGAGAGTGCTTGCACCAAGCTCACAGATAACTCGACTAAGCTCGAAGACTACTCAGCTTGGTTTAGAATCTACTCGACTAGGCTCGGAGAGAGCCAGTACTCGGTTCAGAGACTACTCACTTAGATTTAAAGACTACTCAGCTAGGTAAGGGAATTCTCGGTTGCTTGGTGATCTTAACCAAGCTGAAAAGCCTGAGCCATTCTGGCATTCAACTCTTGTATGTGTTGCGCACCTAATTCACCTAGCTCGCAAAGTTAACTAAAACAACGCTACCTTTTATGACCACGTGACAGGTTCCCCATCGTTTAGGGTGTAAATCTCTGGCTCGTCTTGCCAGAAATCAAAGCTACCGCCCTTGTCGGCTAAGTGAATTAGCTCCGTTGTGGAAGGGTAGGGAACTTCGCCCAGCAGCCTGTCGAGTAATAGTGCTTGCTCGTTGCTGGAAAGCGCCAGAATAACCTGGATCAGCGAATCGACGAGTTGGGTGTTGGGGGTCAATGCAGTCGATTCCATGGGCGAACTCCTGTGCGGCTATCAATAGGGTACTGTTTGCTGACGCTCCTGCGTCCTCTGGAGATAAGCACAAGCTGTAACAAATTTAACTTGTCTGTGCGGTGCGAATAGGGTACTCTACTGGGCTAAGGCTGTGTGCGTGCAGCTTGTCTTCCCAAAAATTTGGTCAAGCGCCGCTGGAAGGTGTTGGCGCACCAACCAGCAGCTAACCCCGTTGACAGGAGTCGCTGTCTCGGAGGCTAAGGTGATTATTACCCAAGGCCGTCCCGAACTGCACAACGTCTGGGGCGGCCAAATTTTTGGGGCTTTCCTACCCATCCGTTTCTCTGGAGGAAACCCCATGTTGTGTTTTACCCGTCAAGATCCCCTACGCCTGGCTACTCCTAGCCCACAGCCAGGGCGCGAGCGATTGCGTCATTTGGTGATTGGCTCACCGCAAGGGGTGCAGGGGGCGATCAATCACCTGCACCTGCTGCAATACGCCGAGCGGCTAGAGTGGAGCCGCCAGTTTGCAATACCGGAGTCGGGGATATTGATTACGCCGGAGCAGGGGGAGGTGTTTAGCTACCTACTGCGCTATCGACAGTTGGGTTAGAAGCCTAACCCCTGGGAATAACCCACCCCTGCCCCTCCCAGGAGGGGATTTGGCCACTGTCCCCTCCTGGGAGGGGTGCCCGCAGGGCGGGGTGGGTCAATCTCGACCATGAGAAAATTCCCCGCATCGAGAATTGCTTGCAGACCCACCCCTGCCCCTCCCAGGAGGGGATTTGGCCACCGTCCCCTCCTGAGAGGGGTGCCCGCAGGGCGGGGTGGGTCAATCTCGACCATGAGAAAATTCCCCGCGTACAGAATCGCTTGCAGACCCACCCCTGCCCCTCCCAGGAGGGGATTTGCGCTACTGTCCCCTCCTGGGAGGGGTGCCCGCAGGGCGGGGTGGGTCAATCTCAGCAATCAGGAGGATTTGTTATCCATGCTGCGATCGCCTGAAGCACAGCTTCGGTCTGATATCGCACCTCGTCGTCGCGGAATCGTAAAAATTTTATGCCGTAGGCTTCTAACCTTGTCTGTCGATACTGGTCTTGCACCTGGGCTTCTTCGCTGTCGTGGGAGGCACCATCGATCTCGATGGCCAGCCGTAGCTTCTTGCAGTAGAAGTCAACGATGTACTCATCAATGGGCTTCTGGCGATCGAAGTCAAAGCCATGCATTTGTTTGCCTTTCAAGTGCTGCCACAAAATCACTTCCGAGCGGGTCATGTTTTGCCGCAGGTGTCGGGCAATTTGCTTTAGTCGTGGGTTGTAGGGCAAAAAGTCTGGGGGCATGATGCAAGTGAGCTGTTCTGCACTGAAAATGCCCTAAAAGACCCACCCCTGCCCCTCCCAGGAGGGGATTTGGCCACCATCCCCTCCTGGGAGGGGTGCCCGCAGGGCGGGGTGGGTCAATCTCAGCCATGAGAAAATTCCCCGCATCGAGAATTGCTTGCAGACCCACCCCTGCCCCTCCCAGGAGGGGATTTGGCCACCGTCCCCTCCTGGGAGGGGTGCCCGCAGGGCGGGGTGGGTCAATAATCCGGTGTGGTCGTGTTGCCCGTGAATTAAGAATGTAGGGCACATTAGGTAGAGGCTTTTAGCCTTTTGGAGCGACCCGCACTCGGTAACGTCACACCATGGGCTTTAACGAAGCCGACACGCGAGCAAAACTCATCAACCTGGCGCTATACCGACGCGGCTGGAGTGAAGACAACATCAGGCGAGAAGAGACACCTGGTGGAATCGATGTCGTCAACCAAAAAGCGCGACGCCGCAGCAAGGGGCGAATGGATTATGTGCTGCGGCTCATCGTCCGTAGCGACACCCAACCCGTTGCCGTGGCTCTTATCGAGGCGAAGCAGGAAGACGCCCTGCCCACGGAAGGGCTACAGCAGGGCATCGACTATGCCGCCTGTATGCTCCACAACATCCCCTTCGTGTACTCGACGAACGGACACCTCTTCGTTGAATACGACGGCTCTACGGGTATCACCAGCGCCCCGTAGCCGATGTCAGCCTTCCCGACGCCCAATGAGCTACGGCAGCGCTACGAAACGATGATGGGCTTCAGCCTCGACGACGAAGCCGCCAAACCCTTGCTGACGAAGTACTCCACGGGAGAAGACACCCGACGGTACTACCAGGACGCCGCGATCCGAGCCGCCCTGGAGAAGATAGCCCGATGCGAACGGCAGAACGAACCGGCTCGCGTGCTGTTGTCGCTGGCAACGGGGGCCGGTAAGACGTTTATTGCCGTGAACCTGTTGAAGCGCATTTTAGTTGGTGCCGTAGTACTAGTGCGACAAACCAGGCCCAGGCTGATGTTAAGCGACAAGACCTTACGACTAGTTACCAAACAAGATTGTGTCGTTAAGGAATACCTTGAAGTTGCTTTGCGACAACAAAAAGCACGGGATTTTATTGAAGGCAATGCGACTGGTACAAGCCCATCAATGAAAAACATCTCGCAGAAGACAATTGAGAAAATACCCGTTCTTTTGCCTCCAGTTTTAATACAGGAAAAGATTGCTTTCGCCTTAAAACAAAGGCAGCCATCAATTGACAATTTGCGAAAGACAGTTCTAGGACAAATCGGCACCATCAATGCTTTACCGGCGTCTCTGCTCCGTCAAGCCTTCAACGGTGAGTATGACCGGCATGCCACCAGGAAAGCCATGATAGCTGGCTACGCAAACAACTAACTGGGTTCTTATCCCCCACTCTCCCTACAATTAAACTAAGCCCATCCCACCTCAGACACCCCCAATGACCATCCTCAACCTGGTCAAACTCCCCATCACCACCATTGATCTGTCACCAGGTAGCCACCTGCTGATCAACGATGTCACCTGGGAGCAATACGAAACCCTGCTCACCGACCTGGGCGCAGACCGGCGCGTTCCCCGCATCAACTATGTCAATGGCATCCTCGAAATTATGTCCCCTTTGCCAGCCCACGAGCGCCCCCACCGCATCATTGCCTACATTGTGACCGCCATTCTGGATGCTCAAGATCGCCCCTGGGAAGACTTCGGTTCCACCACCTTCAAAAAGCCCAAACGAGCCGGACTAGAACCCGACACCTGTTTCTACATCCAGAATGCCGAACGGGTACGCAACCTCATGCGCATCAATATGGACACCGACCCTCCCCCTGACCTGGCCATTGAAGCCGATGTCACCTCTAAGACCACCCTGGATGCTTACGCCACTCTGCAAGTTCCCGAAGTCTGGATTTACGACAGTGGCCGCCTGACCATTTATCTCCTGCAGGGCGACGACTATAACCCCGTTACCACCAGCCAGGTTTTTCCAGATTTACCCATTACCACCTGGGTTCCTGAGCTGGTGAAAATGGCATTCGACACGGGTACTAGCACCATGCTTCGCACCCTTCGCCGTCAACTCTAAACGGGCCTAGTGAGCGAGACTAAGTTTTGGCTAGAGACCAACATCGTCTAGGGCTACCCATGGCAAAGGCAAACAGCAACAACGGCAATGGCAACGGTCGCCTCTTCACCACCCAGGCCAGTCTCGACAGCTACATCAAATCCGTCTGCGACATCATGCGCCGGTCAAACTGCGCCGGGGCATGATGTACGTTCCCGAAATGACCTGGATTCTGTTCCTCCGCATCCTCGACGAAATAGAAGCACGGGAAGAAGAAGAAGCCGAAGTGTTGGGCATCGACTTCAAGCAGTCCCTAGCGTTGCCCTACCGCTGGCGCGAATGGGCCGCGCCCTACAGCGAAGACCGGCTCAACCTGGTCGATGGCTTGCCCCAGGGCTGGAAGCGCAAAGAGCTACAGGACGGCTCATTGGGCGATTTCTTTGCCTTCGTCAACGGCGACTTGCTGCCCTACCTGCGAGGGCTACGAGACCAGCCCAACGCCTCGCTACGCCAGAAGGTCATTAGCCAGGTGTTGTCGGGGGTAGAGCGCACTCGCATCGACACCGAGAAAAACTTCCTCGACATTCTCGACAAAATCCACGTCATCAACCAGGAGAACATTGACGACACCCACATCTTCACCCTGTCGCAGGTGTACGAAGGGCTGCTGCTCAAGATGGGCGAGCGGGGCAACGACGGCGGGCAGTTCTTTACGCCCCGTGTCGTCATTCGAGCCATGGTCGAAGCCATTGACCCGAAGCTGGGCGAGACCGTTTACGACCCAGGCTGCGGCACCGGGGGCTTTTTGGCCCAGGCTTACGACCACATCCGCAAGGGGCTGGGCGACACCATCACAGGCGACCAGCTCGAAACGCTAAAGCAGCGCACCTTCTACGGTCGCGAGAAGGACAACGCCATCTACCCGATTGCCCTGGCAAATCTCGCCTTACACGGTATCGACGCGCCCCATCTCTGGCACGGCAACACCTTGACCTATGGCGAGTCCTACGGGGGGCTGTTCGCGGGCGCGCCGTCTCAGTATGATGTCGCCCTGATGAATCCGCCCTTTGGCGGCGAGGAGGGCAAAGAGGCCCAAACGAACTTCGCCTACAAGACCGGCTCGACCCAAGTCCTGTTTTTACAGCACGTGATCGAATCGCTAAAGCCGACCGGACGATGCGGCATCGTACTCGACGAGGGCATTCTGTTTCGTACCAACGAGACCGCCTTCGTACAGACCAAGCGCAAGCTGCTCGACGACTGCGACGTGTGGTGCATCGTCAGCCTGCCGCCGGGGGTGTTTACGTCCGCAGGGGCAGGCGTGAAGACCAACCTTGTATTCTTCACGAAGGGCAAGCCTACCGAGTCGATTTGGTACTACGACCTCAGCGACAGAAAGGTCGCAAAAAAGAAACCGCTGACGATGAAAGACTTTGACGAGTTCTTCAAACTGCTGCCGACCCGAGCTGCCAGCGAACGAAGCTGGACTGTGTCTCGCCGCGACATCGAAGCGAAAAACTTCGACCTCAAAGCGGTAAACCCCAACAAGGTCGTCAACGAAGACACCAGAACGCCGGAAGAACTGCTCGACATCATCGCAGCCAAGGGCGAGGAAGTCGCGGAGGCACTAGCAGTACTGAGAAAGTAGTCGAACCTGTAGGGTGTCATCCATCGTGCCCATGTTCCGGCTGAGACCTATGCGGCCAAAAGCGGAACGCCCAGAGCTTGTAAATTGATGGTCTCTACATTGCGAGAATAATTGTCTAGCGTAATCGACACTACTTTCCCATCGCTGTCGTAATCAAGAATTAAATCATCCGTGATCGCATCTGTCGCAACCACAGGTTTTGTCGTCAGCTCAATAGCGAGGGTATCTGTCTCAGAAAAATACTGAATTTTCATTGTGGTTCTTCGCCTCGCTGTTGGCGTCTGTAAAAGTTGCGATCAAAGAAAGCGTTATGGACGGTTTCACCATCCTCCAGGGTGATGACCCGGAGAACCCTGTTATCGGCAGCGGGAATATTCGCCCAATAGGAAATTCGGTTATTGGGCTGAATTGCCGTCTTGACCGGGTGCTTCAACGCATATTGTATCCACTCCCGCTGAACCTCGGAGTGCTTCTGCGAGGCAAAATTATCGAAGTAGCTCGTTGTTTTGAGCATGACCTCTATAGGTGAATCAGAGCTGGAGTGGTGTGATGCTGGACCTACCCTAAGCCTAATGGCTGAATCGCTCCAGCATAAAGGCATCTTTCGCTCTCCACCACCGATCGCAGGGCATGTTTCACCTATGACCGAGCAAACCATGCAAATGTTCTGCCCGCTCAGGCCACCCCAACCCGCATCTTAAAAAAGGAAAATTCAGGGTATGCCCTACGACAACATCAGCGCCACTATTTCAGAGCAATCCATGGCCGAGATCAAAGGGGCGATCGCCGCCATCCACAACAACCTGCCCTTTCTCATCCACCTCACCCCCGACGAACGCCGCAAGCGCTTCAAAATGGGCGACAAAAGCCTCGCCTTCGTTCGCAACAGCGTCACCGCCACCCAAAACAATCCCAGCATTGTGCCCAGCAGCTTTGACATTGCCGAGTTTAACCGCGACTACCAGCTCACCGTTGCCCTCAGCGAAGTGCTGGGCCTGCTAGAGCAGCTCACCGAAACCGTTGACGACACCCTGCTCGCCGTCGGCAGCGAGTCGATGAGCGGCAGCCTGCTCGTCTATGACTACGTCAAAACCGCCGCCCGCCACTCCCCCGGTCTCAAGAGCGTGGCCGATCAGCTGGGCGAACGCTTCAAAGCCTTGGGCCGTCGCCGCTCCAAAGCCAGCGATATGGCCGCCTAATGCAACCTTGGGCAACCGGTTGATTCAAAAAACAGGTAAATGGAAAAACCCGTGAGGGGGATGGCTGATTTGAGTTGGCCATTCCCCTTTATAGTAAGGGCTTCATTCTGGTTACGGGCGTTTGGCTGGGCACCGACGACAACACTCCTGCGCCGGGCGGCAGCGGCAGACGGTGCAGGAGAGGGCACTGGAGCGATCGCCGGTCGGGGCTGGCGGAGCTAGAGATAGGGCGCGATCGTCGGTTTGTAGTCTTTCCCTAGATAGATTCTGAAAGGAAAAGATTTTGCTAAGGTCTGAGAATCTTCGGACGTAGGTAACATGCCGAGCCAAGACGGCCTTGACTCTCTCGACTAACGATGGGGCAGGAGGGGTCGCTTTGTTTTGCTTAGCAACCTGCGCCCTAAGACATTCCCTGATTTGCACTCGGCCTAGTGGTTGGATCTGGTTGCCCAGGCCTGTTTCCTAAAGTTGTCGGTTTTTAGCCGACAGCTTTAGATGGGCCTGGGCAGCCGATCGTCCTTATATCCCTCTATCCCCAGCTCTTCCCTATATGCATGTTGCAGTTTGGCCCGGTGACGTCTATCCCCTGGGTGCCCATTGGGATCGCAAAGGCACCAACTTCGCGTTATTTTCTGAGCATGCAACCGCCGTTGAGCTGTGCCTATTTGACAAAGACGGCACAGAGACTCGGGTTCCTCTAACTGAAGTCAGCAATTTTGTCTGGCACGGCTACCTGCCCGGCATCGGCCCTGGCCAGGAGTATGGCTACCGTGTCCACGGCCCCTACGCCCCCCACGAAGGGCACCGCTTCAACCCCAACAAGCTGCTGATCGACCCCTATGCCAAGGCGATTTCGGGGGAAGTCGGCAGCGGGCCAGAAATTTTTGGCTACGACTGGGAAAGCCCCGACGAAGATCTTTCTTTCTCAGACCTCGACAGCGCGGCGCTGATGCCCAAATCTGTCGTCATCGATGAAACCTTTGACTGGGAAGACGACACCCTGCTGCGTACCCCCTGGCACGAAACCATCATCTACGAAGTGCACGTCAAAGGGTTTACCAAGCAGCATCCCGACATTCCTGAGGAGCTGCGGGGCACCTACGCCGGTATGGCCCACCCGGTGGCGATCGAACATTTGCAGCGGCTGGGCATCAGCGCCGTGGAGCTGATGCCGATTCACCACTATCTCTCTCGCCCCGGCCACCTGGTCGATAAGGGGCTGAAAAACTACTGGGGTTACGATTCGATCAACTTCTTTGCCCCCTTCTCGGGCTACAGCTCTAGCGGCGTGCTGGGGGAGCAGGTCACGGAGTTTAAGGAGATGGTGAAGGCCCTGCACCAGGCGGGGATTGAGGTCATTCTCGACGTGGTGTACAACCACACGGGTGAGGGCAACCACATGGGGCCAACTCTCTCGCTGCGCGGCATTGACAACGTCAGCTACTACCGTCTGGTAGAAGACGACCCGCGCTACTACATGGATTTCACCGGCTGCGGCAACTCGCTGCACATGCGCAGCCCCCAGGTGCTGAAGCTAATTATGGACAGCCTGCGCTTTTGGGTGGGTGAAATGCACGTAGACGGCTTTCGGTTTGACCTGGCCTCGGCCCTGGCCCGCGAGCTGTACGATGTCGATCGCCTGTCGGCCTTTTTTGACCTGATTCACCAGGATCCGCTGCTGGCGGGGGTAAAGCTGATCGCTGAACCCTGGGATGTGGGCATGGGCGGCTACCAGGTGGGCAACTTTCCGGTCAACTGGTCGGAGTGGAACGGCATCTACCGCGACACCGTGCGCGACTTCTGGCGGGGGCAGGATGAGACCCTGGGGGAGTTTGCCTACCGCCTCACCGGCAGCCCCGATCTCTACTTTCAGATGAATGGTCGGCAGCCCAACGCCAGCATTAACTTCATCACCGCCCACGACGGCTTTACGCTCAACGATTTAGTCAGCTACAACGACAAGCACAACGAAGCCAACGGCGAAAACAGCCAGGATGGGGAGAGCAACAACTCATCCTGGAACTGCGGGGTGGAGGGGCCGACCGACGATGTTGAGGTTTTGCAGCTGCGCGAGCAGCAGCGGCGCAACTTTTTGACTACCCTGATGCTGTCCCAGGGGGTGCCCATGCTGCTGGGGGGCGACGAAATTGGCCGCACCCAGGGGGGCAACAACAATGGCTACTGCCAGGACAACGAGGTTTCCTGGTTTGACTGGGATCTGCCCAAGGGTAACGAAGACCTGATCAATTTCTGCCGCGAGCTGATCTTCTTTCGGCGGCAGCACCCGGTGTTTCGGCGGCGCAAGTGGTTTCAGGGGCAGGCCATCCACGGCTCTGGGGTCACCGACATCAGCTGGCACAACCCCGACGGCGGTGAGATGACCCAGGAACAGTGGGAAATTGGCTACATCAAGTCGATCGCTGTTTTCCTCAACGGCGACAAGATCCCCAGCCCCGGCAAAAATGGGGAGCGCATCAGCGACAACGACTTTCTCATGTTCTTTAATGCCCACTACGAACCGATCGAGTTTAAGCTGGCGGAGCTATTTCAGCCCTACCAATGGGCGGTGGTGATCGACACGACGGAGCCCCGGTTTGTTGCCGAGGAGCGGATCGTGACCGGAGATGAAATTGTTGCGGTGGCGGCGCGATCGCTGATGGTCTTGCAGCGGTTAATTTAGCCCAGGAGATTTCTGGAAAAAAAGATCCCCGCTCTATGCGGCGACCGCAGCCATTGTAGGGTGGGCACTGCCCACTATTAGGGAGAAAGTTTTCCAGAAGTCGCCCTAGTTATGCCAAGCTCTCCGTGGCGAATCCCGATCAAAACCGATACCTTGTCGGGGCATTGCACTGTAATGCCCCGACAAATTAGGGAGGTACAGATAGGGTTTGGTAAACCATGGCTGCCTATCATTTTTCTTGACGGGCGTGGTTTAGCACCGCAATTAGGGCTTTTTCTTCGGGGGTGAACTTTAGTTCGCTGGGGGCTGTTTGGGCCGCTCGCCACACCTCTAGCAGCCAGCCCGCCTCGTAGGCCTCGGTCACGGCGGGGTGCACGTAGAAGTTGCGGCAGGTGGCCACCCGGTTGCCCAGGTGCTGCGCCGCCCCTTTAATCGCCTCGCGAATGTTGGCCTGGGTCTGGGTTTTTGAGCTGGCTTCGCCCAGGTCGTTGAGAATTTCAGCGGTGCAGGCGGTGCCCGCCCAGGTGCGAAAGTCTTTGGAGGTGAAGTCTTCACCTGTGATGGTTTGCAGGTACTCGTTGACGTCGTCAGAGTCGATCGCCCGGTGCTGGCCGTCTTCATCGATATACTGAAACAGCTGCTGACCCGGCAGGTCTTGGCAGCGTTTGACGGCGCGGGCCAGGCGGCGATCGCTCAGCTCGATCTCGTGCTCAACGCCGCTCTTGCCGACGAAGTGAAACCGAATGGTATTTTTGTCTACTTCCACATGCTGGTCTTGCAGGGTGGTCAACCCAAAGGACTGATTTTGCTCACGGTACTCGTCGTTGCCGACGCGAATGACGG from Nodosilinea sp. PGN35 harbors:
- a CDS encoding DNA topoisomerase IB; amino-acid sequence: MATVSLQLIDTAPSVTVEAPAQAARAAGLRYVCDDRPGFGRRRCGRGFTYLDESGDRISDPAELKRLKALVIPPAWEQVWICPFPNGHLLATGRDAKGRKVYRYHPDWRQVRNQTKFDRLIPFGYARPLIREVTDRHLRQRSLSREKLLATVVRLLDATVIRVGNDEYREQNQSFGLTTLQDQHVEVDKNTIRFHFVGKSGVEHEIELSDRRLARAVKRCQDLPGQQLFQYIDEDGQHRAIDSDDVNEYLQTITGEDFTSKDFRTWAGTACTAEILNDLGEASSKTQTQANIREAIKGAAQHLGNRVATCRNFYVHPAVTEAYEAGWLLEVWRAAQTAPSELKFTPEEKALIAVLNHARQEK
- a CDS encoding DUF2283 domain-containing protein; this translates as MKIQYFSETDTLAIELTTKPVVATDAITDDLILDYDSDGKVVSITLDNYSRNVETINLQALGVPLLAA
- the glgX gene encoding glycogen debranching protein GlgX; translated protein: MHVAVWPGDVYPLGAHWDRKGTNFALFSEHATAVELCLFDKDGTETRVPLTEVSNFVWHGYLPGIGPGQEYGYRVHGPYAPHEGHRFNPNKLLIDPYAKAISGEVGSGPEIFGYDWESPDEDLSFSDLDSAALMPKSVVIDETFDWEDDTLLRTPWHETIIYEVHVKGFTKQHPDIPEELRGTYAGMAHPVAIEHLQRLGISAVELMPIHHYLSRPGHLVDKGLKNYWGYDSINFFAPFSGYSSSGVLGEQVTEFKEMVKALHQAGIEVILDVVYNHTGEGNHMGPTLSLRGIDNVSYYRLVEDDPRYYMDFTGCGNSLHMRSPQVLKLIMDSLRFWVGEMHVDGFRFDLASALARELYDVDRLSAFFDLIHQDPLLAGVKLIAEPWDVGMGGYQVGNFPVNWSEWNGIYRDTVRDFWRGQDETLGEFAYRLTGSPDLYFQMNGRQPNASINFITAHDGFTLNDLVSYNDKHNEANGENSQDGESNNSSWNCGVEGPTDDVEVLQLREQQRRNFLTTLMLSQGVPMLLGGDEIGRTQGGNNNGYCQDNEVSWFDWDLPKGNEDLINFCRELIFFRRQHPVFRRRKWFQGQAIHGSGVTDISWHNPDGGEMTQEQWEIGYIKSIAVFLNGDKIPSPGKNGERISDNDFLMFFNAHYEPIEFKLAELFQPYQWAVVIDTTEPRFVAEERIVTGDEIVAVAARSLMVLQRLI